In Desulforamulus hydrothermalis Lam5 = DSM 18033, a genomic segment contains:
- the pyrF gene encoding orotidine-5'-phosphate decarboxylase, with protein MENKLKLAKEKLIVALDVDTGEAALDLVKKLSTQVGMFKVGMQLFYQAGPDIVKRLKEAGVRVFLDLKLHDIPNTVAQAARGLTALGADIINVHAAGGTAMMRAAAEAVREQAAALGRPAPRVIAVTVLTSIDPTAFQYELGFTCDIQRKVADWALLTRQAGLDGVVASPREIAVIRRACGEDFLIITPGIRPAWSVAGDQKRIMTPAAALGQGAGYLVVGRPITGQADPAAAAQKIITELAEVL; from the coding sequence ATGGAAAACAAATTAAAATTGGCAAAAGAAAAATTAATTGTTGCCCTGGATGTTGATACCGGTGAGGCAGCCCTGGACCTGGTAAAAAAATTGTCAACCCAGGTGGGCATGTTTAAGGTGGGCATGCAGCTTTTTTACCAGGCCGGGCCTGATATAGTAAAACGGCTAAAAGAAGCCGGCGTGCGGGTCTTTCTTGATTTAAAGCTGCACGATATCCCCAACACAGTGGCGCAAGCGGCCCGGGGGCTGACCGCACTGGGGGCGGATATTATCAATGTGCATGCTGCCGGCGGGACTGCTATGATGCGGGCCGCTGCAGAAGCGGTGCGGGAACAGGCGGCGGCCCTTGGCCGGCCGGCCCCACGGGTAATCGCGGTGACGGTTTTAACCAGTATTGACCCGACGGCTTTTCAGTACGAGCTGGGGTTTACCTGTGATATTCAAAGAAAGGTGGCAGACTGGGCTCTCCTTACCCGCCAAGCAGGTTTGGACGGCGTGGTGGCGTCACCCCGGGAAATTGCCGTTATCCGCCGGGCCTGTGGGGAAGATTTTCTTATCATTACCCCCGGTATTCGACCGGCCTGGTCGGTGGCGGGCGACCAGAAACGCATTATGACACCGGCGGCCGCCCTTGGCCAGGGGGCCGGTTACCTGGTAGTGGGTCGCCCGATTACCGGCCAGGCTGACCCGGCGGCGGCGGCGCAAAAAATAATTACTGAATTGGCTGAGGTATTGTAA
- a CDS encoding dihydroorotate dehydrogenase — translation MKPNLAVNVGGIKMKNPVTTASGTFGFGLEYRPYFDLNRLGAVVVKGTTWEPRQGNKTPRLVETPAGILNAIGLQNPGVDYLVQHYAPYFATLQTKVIVNIAGSTVEEYARVAERLNGVPGIAGLEVNISCPNVKKGGLAFGSRPSTAAQVTRAVKGATDLPVIVKLSPNVTDIEEIAKAVEEAGADGLSLINTLLGMAIDIRRRKPVLGNVMGGLSGPAVKPVAVRAVWQVYRAVKLPIIGMGGISTAADALEFILAGATAVAVGTASFINPRAALDVLEGIELYLKENKITDIKELVGAAQVPGN, via the coding sequence TTGAAACCTAATTTAGCAGTCAATGTGGGCGGTATTAAAATGAAAAACCCGGTCACCACCGCTTCCGGCACCTTTGGTTTTGGCCTGGAGTACCGGCCGTACTTTGATCTTAACCGGCTGGGGGCTGTAGTGGTCAAGGGAACAACCTGGGAACCGCGACAGGGGAATAAGACCCCCCGGCTGGTGGAAACACCGGCCGGCATACTAAATGCCATTGGCTTACAAAATCCCGGCGTGGATTACCTGGTGCAACATTATGCTCCGTATTTTGCAACCCTGCAAACCAAAGTTATTGTTAACATAGCCGGCAGCACGGTTGAGGAATATGCCCGGGTGGCGGAAAGGCTCAACGGTGTACCGGGCATTGCCGGGCTGGAAGTAAATATTTCCTGCCCCAATGTAAAAAAAGGGGGCTTGGCCTTTGGCAGCCGGCCGAGCACAGCCGCCCAGGTTACCAGGGCGGTTAAAGGGGCCACTGACCTACCGGTAATTGTCAAGCTGTCGCCCAATGTAACGGATATCGAAGAAATTGCCAAGGCGGTGGAAGAAGCGGGGGCAGATGGCTTGTCACTCATTAATACCCTGCTGGGAATGGCCATTGATATTCGCCGGCGTAAACCGGTACTGGGCAACGTTATGGGCGGTTTGTCCGGCCCGGCTGTAAAACCGGTGGCAGTACGGGCGGTCTGGCAGGTTTACCGGGCGGTCAAATTACCCATTATTGGCATGGGCGGCATCAGCACTGCTGCCGACGCTCTGGAATTTATCCTGGCCGGGGCAACCGCAGTGGCGGTGGGAACCGCCAGCTTTATCAATCCCCGGGCTGCTCTGGATGTACTTGAAGGGATTGAGTTGTACTTAAAAGAAAATAAAATTACTGACATTAAAGAACTGGTGGGTGCGGCACAGGTACCCGGCAACTAA
- the lspA gene encoding signal peptidase II: MRFVVIMLATLFIDLLSKFFVMQKMSEGQSIAVWPNLFHLTYIQNPGAAFGLLAGQTWFFIGVTGLVLAGMAVGYGWIRQAGPLYQWAFGLVAGGAVGNLADRIRFGKVIDFLDFRIWPVFNLADTAICLGVGLILLDALREFRRQQS, translated from the coding sequence ATGCGGTTTGTGGTAATCATGCTGGCGACTCTTTTTATTGATTTGTTATCCAAGTTTTTTGTCATGCAGAAAATGTCTGAAGGGCAGTCAATTGCTGTCTGGCCGAACCTGTTTCACCTGACTTACATTCAAAATCCAGGGGCTGCCTTTGGCCTGCTGGCCGGCCAAACATGGTTTTTTATCGGCGTCACCGGCCTGGTGCTGGCAGGTATGGCGGTCGGCTATGGCTGGATCCGCCAGGCCGGCCCCCTGTACCAGTGGGCTTTTGGATTGGTGGCGGGGGGAGCGGTCGGCAACCTGGCGGACCGTATACGCTTCGGTAAAGTGATTGATTTTCTGGATTTTCGTATCTGGCCGGTTTTCAACCTGGCAGATACAGCCATATGTCTGGGTGTCGGGCTAATATTGCTGGATGCTCTGCGAGAGTTTCGCCGCCAACAAAGTTAA